The Candidatus Poribacteria bacterium genome has a window encoding:
- a CDS encoding phytanoyl-CoA dioxygenase family protein: MPITDAMPELNRTLRFFPVENENPSTLISAQIEHFNEKGFISPLDVFSEAEMAAHRAYFDQLMEKALAAGMNSYSINGWHTSCPGIHDLVTDGRILDYVQDLLGETLICWGTHYFCKMPGDVKQVSWHQDASYWPLSPSKTVTVWLAIDDAAVENGAMTVIPKSHLHGQIAFERSTAEEKNVLGQTVHSASQYGDAPFPFEMRAGQMSLHSDLLLHGSEPNTSDRRRCGLTMRFVPPEVHAANDWNQRAIVARGSDPSGHWVHNPRPTEDRIPER; this comes from the coding sequence ATGCCAATTACAGACGCAATGCCGGAACTCAATCGAACACTACGGTTTTTTCCGGTCGAAAATGAAAATCCATCGACTTTAATATCTGCCCAAATCGAACACTTTAATGAAAAAGGATTTATTTCGCCGTTAGATGTCTTTTCTGAAGCGGAGATGGCGGCGCACCGCGCCTATTTCGATCAACTCATGGAGAAGGCGTTGGCGGCGGGAATGAATAGTTATTCCATTAACGGATGGCATACCAGTTGCCCGGGTATCCACGATCTCGTTACAGACGGTAGGATTTTGGATTATGTGCAGGATCTGCTCGGTGAAACTCTCATCTGTTGGGGGACACATTACTTCTGCAAGATGCCGGGTGATGTTAAGCAGGTGAGTTGGCATCAAGATGCTTCGTATTGGCCCCTGTCTCCAAGCAAAACTGTCACGGTATGGCTTGCTATTGACGATGCCGCTGTCGAAAATGGTGCAATGACCGTTATTCCGAAATCGCATCTGCACGGGCAGATTGCTTTTGAACGTAGCACGGCCGAAGAAAAGAATGTTCTCGGTCAGACAGTTCATAGTGCCTCTCAGTACGGAGACGCGCCTTTTCCGTTTGAGATGAGAGCCGGACAGATGTCGTTGCATTCGGACCTGCTGTTGCACGGTTCTGAACCGAACACTTCAGACCGACGGCGTTGTGGATTGACGATGCGGTTCGTACCGCCTGAGGTCCACGCTGCAAACGATTGGAACCAACGCGCGATTGTTGCGAGAGGCAGCGATCCGAGTGGGCATTGGGTGCATAATCCTCGTCCAACCGAAGATAGAATTCCAGAACGATAG
- a CDS encoding Npt1/Npt2 family nucleotide transporter: protein MFPRRLIFAAISISAAASFVLFGYEFIRSVSSSLFIDAYGAENLPRGMIAVPPSMIVMLYCYGRLLSWQGATRALAITSVFSGILILGCYAALARGVHFAAVIIYVFREAYIVIVIEQFWSFVNSVLTTEQAKRINGPFCAVASMGSFLGGRTVSMLATELGSEPLLLFTAASLVPTAVFGVLAYKFGGEPKPSEEEAGGRLGHIGVKVLFRSRYLIFIGALILSTQVVSTVLDLRFNGLAESEIPDKDMRTAFFGGVYGNLGLAAGILQLLVVPLALRFVALRYIHLGIPIVHFVSSYILTVSPSLRNGTAAYTIFKALDYSIFRAAKELFYMPLSYDSRYRAKQVIDSFGYRFSKGGSAGVIELVRLGVGTVAGIAFSITAMVAAMVWGPIAFSLTRMYQRLVGETGTENQN, encoded by the coding sequence ATGTTTCCACGACGACTTATTTTTGCTGCTATTTCAATTAGTGCGGCTGCAAGTTTTGTCCTATTCGGCTATGAGTTTATCCGTTCCGTGTCCTCCTCTCTGTTCATTGATGCGTACGGTGCAGAGAACCTACCGCGTGGGATGATAGCCGTTCCACCGAGTATGATCGTAATGTTGTACTGCTACGGTCGTCTGCTTTCGTGGCAGGGGGCGACGCGTGCATTGGCGATAACTTCCGTTTTTTCTGGTATTTTAATCCTTGGCTGCTACGCTGCACTCGCCCGCGGCGTGCATTTCGCCGCGGTGATCATTTATGTGTTTCGTGAAGCGTATATCGTGATCGTCATTGAGCAGTTCTGGTCGTTTGTAAACAGTGTACTGACGACTGAACAGGCGAAGCGAATTAACGGTCCCTTTTGCGCTGTTGCGTCTATGGGTTCGTTTCTGGGTGGCAGAACTGTAAGTATGTTGGCGACCGAGTTAGGCTCTGAACCGTTATTGCTGTTCACAGCGGCATCCCTTGTTCCGACGGCGGTTTTCGGTGTCCTTGCTTACAAGTTTGGCGGTGAGCCTAAACCGAGTGAAGAAGAGGCGGGTGGCAGGTTGGGGCACATCGGTGTAAAAGTGCTTTTTCGTTCTCGGTATTTGATTTTTATCGGCGCGTTGATTCTAAGCACGCAGGTGGTCTCTACTGTACTGGATCTCCGTTTCAACGGATTAGCGGAGTCGGAAATACCGGATAAAGATATGCGGACGGCGTTTTTCGGTGGGGTCTATGGCAACCTCGGATTGGCGGCGGGTATTTTGCAACTATTGGTTGTGCCGCTCGCACTGAGATTTGTCGCGCTACGTTATATTCATCTCGGTATCCCGATAGTCCACTTCGTCAGCAGCTACATTCTGACGGTATCCCCTTCACTTCGGAATGGCACCGCGGCGTATACCATTTTTAAAGCCTTGGATTATTCGATTTTTCGGGCAGCGAAAGAGTTATTCTATATGCCGCTCTCTTATGACTCGCGATATCGCGCCAAACAGGTTATTGATTCGTTTGGATACCGATTCTCGAAGGGTGGGAGTGCGGGTGTGATTGAACTTGTCCGATTGGGTGTGGGAACGGTTGCGGGTATTGCATTCTCAATTACGGCTATGGTGGCGGCGATGGTGTGGGGACCGATTGCTTTTAGTTTGACCCGGATGTATCAGCGGTTGGTAGGAGAAACCGGAACAGAGAATCAGAATTAG
- a CDS encoding alpha-ketoacid dehydrogenase subunit beta, whose protein sequence is MKTITYRDALKEALAEEMERDDAVFIMGEDIAEYGGAYKVTDGLHQEFGKDRIRNTPISEAAIIGTALGAAVTGMRPVAELMYIDFTAVGMDQIVNQVAKIRYMVGGQLDVPLVIRTQGGAGRSSAAQHAQSLEAWFVHIPGLLVVMPSTPYDAKGLLKTAIRDDNPIMFIEHKLLYTEEGEIPEEEYTIPLGVADVKREGEDVTILATSRMVLNALIAADTLADEGISAEVIDPRTLMPLDKDSILDSVRKTNRLLIAHEAVGRAGFGAEIAALVVREAFDYLDAPIERVAAIPVPVPFAPVMENFVIPNADQIVDAARKLVRYEI, encoded by the coding sequence ATGAAAACAATCACGTATCGCGACGCACTCAAAGAAGCGTTGGCAGAGGAGATGGAACGCGACGATGCCGTCTTTATAATGGGCGAGGATATTGCCGAATACGGCGGCGCCTACAAAGTGACAGACGGACTCCACCAAGAATTTGGGAAAGACCGTATCCGAAACACACCAATCTCGGAAGCCGCCATCATCGGAACCGCCCTCGGCGCAGCGGTTACAGGGATGCGTCCCGTCGCTGAACTCATGTACATCGACTTCACAGCAGTCGGTATGGACCAAATCGTGAACCAAGTCGCGAAAATCCGTTATATGGTCGGTGGACAGTTAGATGTGCCACTCGTGATTCGTACCCAAGGCGGTGCCGGTCGATCCTCGGCAGCGCAGCACGCACAGAGCCTTGAGGCGTGGTTCGTGCATATCCCAGGACTACTCGTCGTCATGCCCTCTACACCCTACGATGCAAAAGGGTTACTGAAAACAGCGATTCGAGACGACAACCCGATCATGTTTATTGAGCACAAACTCCTCTACACAGAAGAGGGTGAGATTCCCGAGGAAGAATACACAATTCCGTTAGGTGTAGCGGACGTGAAACGCGAGGGTGAAGATGTAACGATTCTCGCAACTTCACGGATGGTCTTGAACGCACTCATCGCCGCAGATACACTTGCCGATGAAGGCATCTCCGCTGAAGTTATCGATCCAAGAACGTTGATGCCGCTCGATAAAGACAGTATACTCGACTCCGTCCGAAAGACGAATCGGTTGCTCATCGCGCATGAGGCAGTCGGCAGAGCCGGTTTCGGTGCAGAGATCGCAGCGCTCGTCGTGCGGGAAGCCTTCGATTATCTGGATGCACCGATTGAACGGGTCGCAGCGATACCAGTGCCTGTCCCTTTTGCACCCGTGATGGAGAATTTTGTTATTCCCAATGCCGATCAGATCGTCGATGCAGCACGAAAACTTGTGCGTTATGAAATCTGA
- a CDS encoding aminotransferase class III-fold pyridoxal phosphate-dependent enzyme gives MHTILERYQKTFAKDREMSDVANQLFPDGVTHDGRYMSPFPIYITHAQGSKKWGLDDKAFIDYWTGHGALLLGHNPPEVVEAVTTQMQRGTHYGACHPLELEWGSLVTQLIPSAERVRFVSSGTEATLMAIRLARTYTGKNKVLKFRGHFHGWHDSVILGAYPPFDMSVPGIPQEVRNTTLLCPPNDIDAVETQLKTNKDIACIILEPTGASFGTVPTNGTFLKQLREVTEAHGVLLIFDEVITGFRVAPGGAQAHYNVTPDMTTLAKILAGGLPGGALAGKKEVLELISMKSEADGLKMPHPGTFNANPLSASAGIAMLNLVKTGEPNKQANDPAARLRTELNSVIDDYKLDWVVYGEFSGLKLLVGHGEKDMRTGDFDPYAWDYRKLKGSSDADMLTRLRCGMLLNGIDLASNGGMTTAAHTEEDITKTVAAFAQTLEWLKAEKAF, from the coding sequence ATGCACACTATTTTAGAGCGTTATCAAAAGACTTTTGCAAAAGACAGAGAAATGTCAGATGTCGCAAATCAACTGTTCCCCGACGGCGTAACACATGATGGGCGGTATATGTCCCCTTTCCCAATCTATATCACCCACGCACAAGGCTCCAAGAAATGGGGACTTGACGACAAAGCGTTCATCGACTACTGGACGGGTCACGGGGCACTCCTCCTCGGTCATAATCCACCCGAAGTCGTAGAAGCGGTGACGACGCAGATGCAGCGAGGCACACACTACGGTGCCTGCCATCCATTGGAATTGGAATGGGGTTCACTCGTGACGCAGTTAATTCCATCAGCAGAGCGCGTCCGTTTTGTGAGTTCCGGCACAGAGGCGACACTGATGGCAATCCGTCTTGCGCGGACCTACACGGGCAAAAACAAGGTGTTGAAATTCAGAGGGCATTTTCACGGTTGGCACGACAGTGTCATCTTAGGCGCATACCCACCTTTCGATATGAGCGTCCCTGGTATCCCACAAGAAGTACGGAATACAACGCTGCTATGCCCACCCAACGACATTGATGCCGTTGAAACGCAACTGAAAACAAATAAAGATATCGCGTGTATTATTCTTGAACCGACAGGTGCTTCCTTCGGTACCGTCCCGACCAACGGTACATTTTTAAAGCAGCTCCGCGAGGTGACAGAAGCACACGGTGTCCTCCTGATTTTCGACGAAGTGATTACCGGATTCCGAGTTGCCCCGGGCGGCGCACAAGCACATTACAACGTTACACCCGATATGACAACACTGGCGAAAATCTTAGCAGGCGGACTCCCAGGCGGCGCACTCGCGGGGAAAAAAGAGGTTCTCGAACTGATTTCCATGAAATCAGAAGCCGACGGTTTGAAAATGCCACACCCAGGCACTTTTAACGCCAATCCTCTCTCCGCCTCTGCCGGTATCGCCATGCTCAACTTAGTCAAAACAGGCGAACCGAACAAGCAAGCAAACGACCCTGCTGCACGACTCCGCACGGAACTGAACAGCGTTATCGACGACTACAAACTCGACTGGGTCGTTTACGGCGAATTTTCAGGGCTTAAGCTCCTCGTCGGACACGGTGAAAAGGATATGCGTACCGGCGACTTCGATCCATACGCATGGGACTATCGGAAATTGAAAGGCAGTAGTGATGCCGATATGTTAACGCGTCTCCGGTGTGGCATGTTGCTAAACGGTATAGATCTCGCCAGCAACGGCGGCATGACCACTGCAGCACATACCGAAGAAGACATTACAAAAACGGTCGCAGCATTCGCGCAGACACTTGAATGGCTGAAGGCAGAAAAAGCGTTTTAA